One window of Leucoraja erinacea ecotype New England chromosome 14, Leri_hhj_1, whole genome shotgun sequence genomic DNA carries:
- the LOC129703531 gene encoding uncharacterized protein LOC129703531, giving the protein MPAMFMLRDEVPILIGSAVILVGGYALHRLWRQHRMLEETESSKESVYETQRALNEYLHFHYGEPQVQYLGIANTAAVQNFPRRCAEECIKHFTQQNGVPSRALDIGCAVGRASFELARIFQEVVGIDFSLPFVNACNQLKEQGQLPYTATIEGNLTIQHVAVVPQDIERNRCIFKQGDACNLPTDLGTFDCILAGNLICRLRDPFAFLHRLPGLVAPGGILVIASPYTWLEQFTAKSLWLGGYKDDSGKEVRGFDTMKKLFSPYFELVAEKNEPLLIQETARKSQWTVAHVTIWRRET; this is encoded by the exons ATGCCTGCCATGTTCATGCTGAGGGACGAAGTGCCAATTCTGATCGGATCTGCCGTCATCCTCGTGGGTGGCTATGCCTTGCATCGTCTGTGGAGACAACACCGAATGCTGGAAGAAACTGAATCGTCGAAGGAAAGTGTATACGAGACACAGCGAGCCCTGAATGAGTATCTCCACTTCCACTACGGTGAGCCACAGGTACAATACCTGGGCATCGCCAACACTGCCGCAGTCCAGAACTTCCCACGGAGGTGTGCTGAGGAATGCATCAAACACTTCACCCAGCAG AATGGTGTTCCCAGCAGAGCCCTGGACATTGGTTGTGCTGTGGGGAGGGCTTCATTTGAGCTGGCCCGGATTTTTCAAGAGGTGGTGGGCATCGACTTCAGCCTCCCATTTGTGAATGCTTGCAACCAACTGAAGGAACAAGGCCAGCTCCCTTATACTGCCACCATAGAGGGAAACTTGACCATCCAACATGTTGCTGTGGTGCCGCAGGACATT GAAAGGAACCGATGTATTTTCAAGCAAGGGGATGCTTGTAATCTACCTACGGATCTAGGAACCTTTGACTGCATCCTTGCAGGGAATCTGATCTGTCGCCTACGTGACCCTTTTGCATTCTTGCACAGACTTCCGGGACTGGTGGCCCCTGGTGGAATCCTTGTCATTGCATCACCTTACACCTGGCTGGAACAGTTTACAGCCAAG TCACTCTGGCTAGGTGGATACAAGGATGACTCTGGCAAGGAAGTGAGAGGATTTGATACGATGAAGaaacttttctccccatattttgAGCTTGTGGCTGAGAAGAATGAGCCCCTCCTGATCCAGGAGACAGCACGGAAGTCCCAATGGACAGTGGCTCACGTGACGATATGGAGAAGGGAAACCTGA